The following proteins are encoded in a genomic region of Tenebrio molitor chromosome 7, icTenMoli1.1, whole genome shotgun sequence:
- the LOC138134588 gene encoding c-Myc-binding protein homolog, with translation MSNPTFKPSEGKREEFRKYLEKNGVMDALTKVLVNLYEEPEKPEDALEYIRDRLAMQAGIETYNQMKSRIDECQARIDALTQELDELKLSLEPPPPVEEEAVPLEEGFQPMAGDENPPEDMPPITDEAPIDAPPPEENPDM, from the exons ATGTCGAATCCGACTTTTAAG CCGTCCGAAGGGAAACGCGAAGAATTTCGCAAATATTTGGAAAAGAATGGGGTTATGGATGCGTTAACTAAGGTCCTTGTCAATCTTTATGAGGAACCAGAAAAACCGGAAGATGCGCTAGA atACATTCGTGATAGGCTAGCAATGCAAGCTGGAATTGAAACTTACAATCAAATGAAGTCAAGAATAGATGAATGTCAAGCCAGGATTGATGCCTTGACACAAGAATTAGATGAACTGAAGCTTAGTCTTGAACCTCCACCACCAGTTGAAGAAGAAGCAGTTCCTTTAGAAGAAGGGTTTCAACCTATGGCTGGTGATGAAAATCCACCAGAGGATATGCCTCCTATTACTGATGAAGCCCCAATAGATGCACCACCACCAGAAGAAAACCCTGATATGTAA
- the S2P gene encoding membrane-bound transcription factor site-2 protease: protein MDILWGLIVIAAIYLWILFMDRFFKSCSHYGYIQFLKGTGLEIRFFQFSWTTTAFNKLLLKWGSNYTKFQNLWFNCGLCASLILLPISIYLLLVAFFQNFSTSAISEENIIQPVIPGVNLPASEIGYYSLTLLISSVLHELGHALASVQEDVNVINVGANFIFILPVAYVNINSDKLFSLNPWKRLKILCAGVWHNLLIAVFAYLLYTSLPSAFSLFFNFGSGIVASQIHEKSPLAGNRGLNVGDIILKINDCEIQDETMWYKCLSTLKTNKPAFCIEGDVIHNLDESVHLKHLENGVVSCCHSDNKGKLCFEYLDSKDSILELPPYACLPGRTVIEVSTNFCTSDPHFCPKDTFCFRPVLTNNTNLYKIKRTGKPDVIFIGPASDFLRTVTVSSYVPKYSFLGTAIPDMTTKFLGYLSIFSMGLAIVNILPCLFMDGQHITNTIFHIIFSKHLRTTHIKGISAVVTASFTFLLVIHCTIVIWSKLN, encoded by the exons ATGGACATCCTGTGGGGTCTGATAGTTATTGCAGCAATTTATTTATGGATACTGTTCATGGACAGATTCTTTAAA tcatGTTCCCATTATGGCTATATACAATTTCTTAAGGGAACAGGATTGGAGATTagattttttcagttttcatggACTACAACTGCCTTCAACAAGTTACTGTTAAAATGGGGTAGTAATTATACAAAATTCCAGAACCTCTGGTTTAATTGTGGCTTATGTgcaagtttaattttattgcccaTATCCATCTATTTACTTCTAGTagcttttttccaaaatttttcaacttcTGCTATAAGTGAAGAAAATATTATCCAACCTGTTATACCTGGGGTTAATCTCCCTGCATCAGAGATAGGCTATTACAGTTTAACTTTGTTGATAAGTTCAGTATTACACGAGTTAGGTCATGCATTAGCTTCAGTCCAAGAAGATGTGAATGTCATCAATGTAGGTGCtaacttcatttttattttaccagTTGCATATGTGAATATTAACTCTGATAAGTTGTTTTCCTTAAATCCTTGGAAAAGGCTCAAAATTTTATGTGCAGGTGTTTGGCATAATCTATTGATAGCAGTTTTTGCATATTTGTTATACACTTCACTGCCATCAgctttttcattattttttaattttggcagTGGCATTGTTGCATCACAAATCCATGAAAAATCACCGCTTGCGGGGAACAGGGGTTTAAATGTTGGTGATATAATTCTCAAAATTAACGACTGTGAAATTCAAGACGAGACCATGTGGTATAAATGTCTCAGTACTTTAAAAACTAACAAACCCGCTTTTTGTATTGAAGGCGACGTTATCCACAATTTAGACGAAAGCGTTCACTTAAAACATTTAGAAAACGGGGTTGTAAGTTGTTGTCATTCAGACAATAAAGGTAAATTGTGTTTTGAATATTTAGACAGTAAAGACAGCATTCTGGAGTTGCCTCCGTATGCGTGTCTGCCTGGAAGAACTGTGATAGAAGTTTCCACCAATTTTTGCACAAGCGACCCTCATTTTTGTCCCAAAGatactttttgttttagacccgTGTTAACgaacaatacaaatttataCAAAATCAAACGAACGGGTAAACCAGATGTAATTTTCATCGGACCCGCGTCGGATTTTTTGAGAACTGTTACGGTATCGTCGTATGTTCCAAAATATTCATTCTTGGGAACGGCAATTCCGGATATGACAACGAAGTTTTTAGGATACCTCTCCATATTCTCAATGGGCTTGGCAATTGTCAACATTTTACCCTGTCTATTCATGGATGGTCAGCACATAACTAATACTATCTTTCATATAATATTTTCTAAACACTTAAGGACTACACATATTAAAGGCATTTCAGCTGTAGTGACTGCTTCCTTTACGTTTTTGTTGGTGATCCACTGTACAATTGTTATTTGGAGCAAGCTTAATTAA
- the LOC138134587 gene encoding prefoldin subunit 3-like, translated as MEKSESENNTELGDKKSYAGIPEAEFVEDVEAYMSRTENNRNVDEVLKKLDNQHAKYKFMEYNLLSKKKRLQNQVPELKRSLTMIEKLEEQKKEFETQFLLSEQVFAKAKVPPTETVFLWLGANVMLEYSLKDAQELLTQNIAAATRNLNYVEHDLDFLRDQFTTTEVNMARVFNWDVKRRQAAKAAAK; from the exons ATGGAAAAATCAGAATCAGAGAATAATACTGAACTTGGCGATAAAAAGTCTTACGCGGGGATTCCGGAAGCTGAATTTGTG GAAGATGTAGAGGCTTACATGTCGCGTACTGAAAACAACAGAAACGTGGAtgaagtattaaaaaaattagataatCAACACGCTAAATACAAATTCATGGAATATAATTTGTTGTCGAAAAAGAAAAGACTGCAAAACCAAGTACCAGAATTAAAACGCTCTTTGACAATGATTGAGAAGTTAGAAGAGCAAAAGAAAGAGTTTGAAACCCAGTTTTTGCTCAGTGAGCAAGTATTTGCAAAGGCAAAAGTACCCCCTACTGAAACAGTCTTTCTATGGCTTGGTGCTAATGTGATGTTGGAATATAGCTTGAAAGATGCTCAAGAACTTCTCACACAAAATATTGCTGCAGCCACAAGAAATTTAAACTATGTGGAGCATGACTTGGACTTTTTAAG GGATCAATTTACAACAACAGAAGTGAACATGGCAAGAGTTTTCAATTGGGATGTGAAAAGGCGTCAAGCTGCTAAAGCTGCAGCAAAGTGA
- the LOC138134589 gene encoding LYR motif-containing protein 2 — translation MSKVARPVLNLKHFILKQEVKNLYRKIFRTIKEVPDPAHQQELKEWTRRDFRGNAHHTDEITIKMYIKYGERCLKELENTINLSK, via the exons ATGTCCAAAGTTGCAAGACCCGTGCTAAACTTAAAACAT tttattttaaaacaagaaGTTAAAAACCTTTACAGGAAAATCTTCAGGACTATAAAAGAAGTTCCTGATCCGGCTCATCAGCAAGAATTGAAAGAATGGACACGTCGTGATTTTCGAGGTAACGCGCATCACACTGAcgaaattacaataaaaatgtatattaaATATGGAGAGCGATGTTTAAAAGAATTagaaaatacaataaatttatctaaatAG
- the LOC138135108 gene encoding uncharacterized protein, which produces MTKITELSRDSSGSFTEDLEESRVRKFAKHMLKSSLFIGTFLEKRFVEPLDSYRAVIKVGDDETEFIENLISVKKRCVKFFPKNVWVGITEPKTIGAPAGYNLWVSLNEEVFGSYWYKVKNVEFFFNEVRLKLEVVRPVSKEKTPVHNITPKEVFEEASQSEIKEFRTRISAFFKEKLNELFGETLTWPNIKQAVIFIFLLLSTLITFLIEAIKYLLEYFLKLLHETSGLVKVCTPIIISFMKLVMNTINGLYNLIAMMWRDRSPPKINQNLYQFSPYQVPYYNNLRALPQSYEGPNLDNYRYGRPHRSSVKITPLD; this is translated from the coding sequence ATGACAAAAATCACAGAACTCAGTCGGGACTCATCAGGTAGTTTCACTGAAGATTTAGAGGAGTCCAGAGTACGAAAATTTGCCAAACACATGCTGAAGAGTTCCCTCTTCATTGGCACGTTTTTAGAAAAAAGATTCGTGGAGCCTCTAGACTCATACAGAGCTGTTATCAAAGTGGGAGATGATGAAACTGAGTTTATTGAGAATCTTATTTCAGTGAAAAAACGCTGTGTGAAATTCTTTCCAAAAAACGTCTGGGTGGGAATTACTGAACCAAAAACAATTGGTGCTCCAGCTGGATATAATTTGTGGGTTAGTTTAAACGAGGAAGTTTTTGGTAGTTATTGGTACAAAGTTAAAAAtgttgagtttttttttaatgaagttagATTAAAGTTGGAAGTTGTGAGACCTGTATCTAAAGAAAAAACACCAGTTCACAACATAACCCCAAAAGAAGTTTTTGAAGAAGCATCTCAAAGTGAAATTAAGGAATTTAGAACAAGAATAAGtgctttttttaaagaaaaattgaatGAGTTATTTGGTGAAACTTTAACTTGGCCAAATATTAAGCAAGCTGTTATATTTATATTCCTTTTACTTTCAACATTGATTACTTTTCTTATAGAGGCAATTAAATAccttttggaatattttttgaaacttctCCATGAAACCTCAGGTTTAGTGAAAGTATGTACACCAATAATTATTAGTTTTATGAAATTAGTCATGAACACAATTAATGGATTATATAACTTAATAGCCATGATGTGGAGGGATAGGTCACCTcctaaaattaatcaaaatctaTACCAATTTTCCCCATATCAAGTACCATATTATAACAACTTGCGAGCTTTGCCTCAAAGTTATGAAGGACCTAACCTTGATAACTACAGATATGGCAGGCCTCATAGATCTTCTGTTAAGATAACTCCATTAGATTAG